aacctccgatcgatcgtaaaGAAAGCGaatcctctaaccacaacacCCGCTCTTGTGGTTCAACCccagaggttccgcttcctgcgcggtggttcgaatccgccctagtactGACCAAGCCTTTAatccctccggggttgataaattggcaccagacttgtctgtgaagataaaaacactgacttgacatatcggctagccaccgcaagccattgtataggccagtatCCCATGCGGactgactaacgccagacactttatcttctATCCTTTACTCTAAATATGGGCTTTCCTCCTATTTCatcccaacagttatcaaagaatgaagtTTTAGCATGATGACGTGAAAAGCATCATCTTACTGGTAAAGATAGCGTTCTACGTCATGTTAActgtttgctactatttaagcagccgtttggatgcatgtttccattttctgaggAAGCCATGTTACCAACTCGAGGCAAAGAATAGACTCCCGAAGGAGTCATAAAAGGCAACGCGTCCAGTGGCTAAGAAACAactgcaacgtcccatttacctttttcgACATACACAAGGAGTTGTTGCGCACCACttcgacgccgcgggacctgccgcaccccattttataacCTTCTGGCCTTGGCGCAcatatccgacgccgttggacccatcACAGcctcattttcgaattttgtgacTGACACGCACACACACCCCACATACCACACACACGtgagaataagcccgttattatatactatGATGATCACGATATTCATTGTTCCTTGATTTTCATGAACAGAGGCGTATCACAGATAAACATAACTACATAGCAGATTGCCTTTTTACGACTATTTAAATGATTTTACGAAAAGGGTCATCACCACATCCAAACATTTTATAGCTGAGTTTTTGTTAATATCCAACAGAAACTTGGTGAAACGAATTAAGCTCTACGCCTACTTGCGTTTCAAACTATTCAccctgttcattttttttttcctattcattGTTTCTTCGACATCTATCAAACTCAGATTGATTGGAATTATAATCATAGATTAAAGGTCATAGATtataaattaagaagaaagattACAGAGTTTTCCCCTTTTCCTTTCCAGTTTTCCAAGATTACAGAGTTTCCCCttttaaacgcgtcagttctatatttggagaaaactcaaccatcagcttcaaaaactccttcgataccaatataatgcagatacaatttgaaagcattacttgAAGTATGGGTATTTCTCCCGGTTTCCCTCAGCAGTTAtcaagaatgatgttttagtataaaatgacgtaaagaacatcatcgtactgataaaggtaaGTTCGGTACTAACCTACATTACCTCTCTTAAATTGTTGTGATCTTTTAACTAATCTTACTTCCACTGATAATACTAATGCGAAAGTAGCTTGGCATCAATTTTACTTACAGAATCGCATCCTTGCCCAAGAGATAGTTCTTGTTGCGGTCTGCGAGTTCTACCGACGAATGACCAACAACCGTTTTGAACAAAGACTTGGATTTTATGCTTCGCTGAAAGGTTGTGAGGTCAGCATCAGTTACGGCGAATAGGAAGAAGCATATTTTCATTCGACATACCGTTTTCGTCTTCGTGGAAGTCAATACATGTGTAATTTTCCCACGCTTGGGcgccttttttgaaaacgcCTTGAACTTTCGGAGCTGAAAGTCAGCAGTAATCGCTCAGCGTTTGCCCTCTAAGATCTTTAAATTACCTACTTGCattggaatgaaaaaagtagtagaCTCCATCTGTCCATGTTGTGTCAGGATATCTAGAGTCGCGGAATGTTTGTCGTTTTCGTCGACTTCTGTACTCGGTAACGTTCccgtttttttctgcgaatacTTCTTCGATGTCCTCTTTGATGTCTTCTACTTGACTTCTTTAAAAGTATATATCAGCCTGAATAATGCAAAATCGAATGAATACCCAACTCCGTTAGCATCATGTCGCCTTGATATACTCCCGATGTATGGTCCATCATATTGATTTCCAGAATGTCATCGCCAGAAGAACTAACATGATCTTGTTTCACATCAATAATATTCTGAAGTTCAGTGTAAAGTGGATTGGAAAGAAGGGAGCCAAGAACAGCAATAGCTGATGATATTTGAACTCTCTCaccttttcttgcttttttaattccttcttttcgttttcggACAACTCGAGTACATCTTTAATTTCACTGTCATGTTTCCTTAACATCTCGTCAATATTCTTAAAAACTGGTcttaatttttcctattttgacTTCACTAAAtgcatcttcttcttttcctaccTCAGAGACGGCTCTGCTGATGCAGAGCAAGAATAAGAGAAGAGTAGTCCCCATCCTGAAAAATATGTTCTTGAGAGCTTAATACACTGGGAAGAGAGGAGAGGAATTGAGACATTGTTGACAATGCTATGAGATAGAAGTTGATTATCATTCCTGGTTTCGCCTGCTTTTATAGTGCTCCTCTTTTATAGCGATCCTGAAAAGTTGAAACAGCTTAGAAAACTACATTAGCCATGCTGATGAACAATCGCAACTGATCAATACTTATAAAGTGATTTAACTAAAGCTTCGTAAGGGGAATCTTCATGTTTATTCTTTCTTATCAACTCCTTAGAAAAACCTATTTCTTGtgctttttctggaattgcatcctcatttcaatttcatctgAACCTTTTCAAGGTGATAACTGGCGTTTATGCAGATTGTTGGAATCTTCAAGTTCCTGCTAAATTCCGCTTCAGCAGACAAAACAGGTTGTTTTTTCTGATAAATTTGCATTCGTTTCAAGAAAGACGGATATAAATTGAAGCTAAATCTAGTAGTAAATTATttcaatgacaaaaaaaacaaatttacttAAGTTTATTTCATCTCTAGTCGACTTTGTAAAGCTCAGTAGTTACCCAGAACCTTTTTCCAGCTTCCTGGTGGAGTTTCAGTTCTCTGTTAATAAAATTTCGTTTCCTTTGATGAAGAATATGATGCAAGGGGAACACGCActtcatcaaaatttttggaaatttttactctttgaaaaatcaatcaatcggaATAAGTGAGAATCAGATGGTGCTACGTCTAGAGAGTATTGGAATGTGATAAAACCTTTTAGTTTATCCgccttattttttgctttcttaatCTTGCTGTGTGTGACATGGCATTATCGTGCTGCAGTAGATGCAGGACTCATATATCCTGCTTCTAAATCTTCccaatttcttcaaaacagcTTTGGAGTGTTGAACGAGTAGCCCGAAGAGTGTTTGCTATTTCCTCAACACTCGGATTGAGATCAGTTTCCTCCAGTGTTTTTAAACCGTCATAATCAGAATCAACAAGGCGTCCACTTCAATCGTCGACGTCGATAAATAAGTAGgacaaaaaaatttgtttaaaaagttGTGAACAGCCGACCGAGCATTAGGCTCTCCTGTAGATCTGAAGTTGcagattttcacttttttagaaaagaaattagtaCTTAATTCATCATTTTCGATCAAATGTAGTAGATTTAATCtaaggaaaatgaaatatcAGTGCAAAAcctcgaaaagaaataaaacaccaAACTTTGGCCGCCGCTGGACATCTAGGggagaaaacaaaagcaacTTATTCccagacttttttttgcatatccTGCTCACCGTTCCTCTCCATATTCTGGACatgctttattttattttgatggaACCAACAACAGTGACAAACAATAACACATCAAAACAAGCAATAGTGATCAATTAATGCCGAGCTCAATTCCTGCTAAAACAATCCGTGCCCATGATCATTATTGATCCAAGTTCCTCGATTTCTTCGTGTTTCAATGGACCACAAATTCAAACCGCTTCTGGTATCGTTTTTTGGATTGTTgcggaaaaacaacaaagaccAGACGTTAACGTTATATGCTCGACAGAGAATGTAAACAGTTAAAATGAATGTTTAACATCTGCGCTAACCACCTGTGTGTAACCGGAACAAACGGGAGGTCCAGACAGTACGTGCAGAAAATTGATTGACGGGAACCCATGTGATTGTCAAAAAGGTTTCGAGAAGCAGCTTGTACATATAACAATAGCAAAGATATTGTATGAGATGTCTCTTAAAATTGTTGCTCTAAATCCATTAACGATATGTATGTGATCCATATAAGAACAAGAGACCTTAAATATTATTACAgtttgaaattgattttttttgttggtaatATCTACGATTATCGCCGCCTTCATgattgttttgatttcttctcaacaGTGAAAACTTCTAAGAATTTACGGTTTTAAATCTATGGCATGCGGCAGTTTTCTGGACTTCAGTCTCTGTACGACCCTGTAGCAAAGCTCAATTCCAAGGTTCCTAAATTATTCGGAATGGAATTTGAGTGGAAACTTCCGGAAAAGTCGATAGACGGATCCCGTATTTCCGGCAGAATACTTGTGATAAACAGGATTTTTGGCTAGAGCAGAAAAACGCTTTTGCTTAAATGGTTATCTGTGGTCATAATCAGAATTCAGAGATCACTTAGTTGCAACTGAGTTCGATGTCCAGGGCACCAGAATTCCACGTCTTTTTGCACTTGTTTTTCTCTAGTTCCTATTTGGTAGGCTATTATAAAGTCTATTAAGTTCTTcgatgaagaaagaaagtgaaaggatgaggcaaagaaaagaaaaagagaagaaattttcttttttttttctttgcctccTTCATTCGTTATTTCTTGTTCCCTCTCTTCAATGCTTTCCAACGTCTCAAACCGTCTATATCAGAATTCAACCACCATGCATTTTCGGAAATCCACCATCCATTTTTAGATTTCATTCTTGAATCGTCAGCAGATCTCTGCAAATTGATGCTTTTCGATATTTGGCTGGAAGTGTCCTGTGGTGGATACCTTTATTACAAACAAATCTAATTTACATCGTACTGAATTTTGTTCCCTAATAAGTTATGGCTTTGAGAAGGTCTGGAACCTTTGCAACCTTTTGTCAGCACTTACAATTTACATGCTAGTTGAACAACTAGTAAGCAGTTGCATCCACCACAAAAACCTATGTGAGGCAGAAATGAGATGTCTAACCGCCACTGAAATGGATCGAAACTACGATGTGGACCTTAAGttatttctttagaaaaaaaactagtaaaaaGAGGTACATATTGATGCTATAGATGTTTCTTAAGACACCAAAAAATTCGATGTTCCTTAAATTAACCTGAAGTTTTCTCAGGCCAGCGCATTCGTAAAGGAACAGAAAACACTGAACGAGCAATAGATTTattacaaaggaaaaaatttcaaggagAATTACTACAAGGAAAATTCAAGAGAAAACACAAAGGGATTTCCTTCTTTCAGATGTATTCCACTAGAATTCACCTCTGGGTGTAGGAAAACTAGTATCCATGACGGTGTTACATATCTTACCAAACAGGCGCAAAAAGCGACTTTAAAATGAATATCAAGTGACACTTTCAAAAGTGGTAGAAATAGGGGCTAGGAGCAGGTGTCCACAAAAGTCTGCTCTAATTGAGCTGGAATTGCACTTAGAGCACAGAAATAGTTCTTAACTACTACTGGCTCGCCCAGATTTCAATTAACTAGACCCACATAAAAATACTCGCAGTGTaccttttacttatttatgttCCTCATTTTAGACtacaaaggaaaaatagaGGTAGTAGAGGTAAAATTGAGATCATTTGCCGTGATAGTAAGCGTGAGAAGCTTCTATGCGGAAGATTAAAGTAATTCTTACAACAAGAAAATTAAGTAGCATCGGAGTATTTCTGCAAGATATTTCCTCTCGATCTACCGCAACATGTCATGCAAATTTGCAAAGATTAAGAACTCGATTTCTTGTTGGATGGTGGTGGCGGATTTCACAAAGAGCGTATACAAATAGGACAGTGGCCGGAATAGAAAACAACAGTTCTGAACAATTGCAAGATAACATTCTGCGAGTCTgatcaaaaaattacaatccTCATGTTACGGTCTTCCATGGTGCTGCGGTGTTGCAATGAACGCAGTAGACACGGAAGAACCCTAGCTCAACAATGCTGGCATTCAGCTACGATACGTTGAACCCTAAACAAACGGAAACGTATattaagttccaagttcgaccttctttgatcTTCAATCAAGATCGATCGATTCGTTCGATCAAGATATTCAaccttggcatcgtagagtttagTTTAGAAACGTACATTCGACCAGAAGTCGAGCCTTTTTGACCGGTCTGCGCTTACGTTCTAATTTCAGGATTCATAAATCCCCAATCATAAATCTTGGACTTAACAGCTGCGATTTAACTCTTGtgtttgaaagttttcaaGGTCAAAGTCTAGCATATTTTCACAACAAAGCTAAGGTTGAGACTTCACCAGTCGCAGGACGAAGATGGTTGCTCTCCGGAACCTGAATAAAACATCGAGTGCATCGAGAagagaaatgggaaaaatcacCCTGATTTCGACTCTGATCTGCTAAGCAACCAAGTCTACTTGCCTCCTCAGCATTTGAGGGAAGAtgaacatgtcattccagaggtttcCCCGTACGAAGTACGACTTCCTATCTGTAGGTAAGAAGGCGTAAAGCATCTGGTCCCAAAAGGAGGATCTGAAAATCTGAATAATCTCCCGAATCTAAGACTGTGTTGCTCTGAAGCATCGCTACTCAGCATAAAAACATACGTCCAGAGTTGTACAATGACTTCGTGACCagtctttttccattttacgaGAATAAGAATCACCATGAATAAAGTGGTCCGGGAAGACTTCAGTAGAATCTTTCCTTAAACATTCACGATCATTGTCAAAAACGCAATTCGAAAACGTAGAATCGAACGACATGAATGAACGGAAGTGGATATTGATGATCGGCACTTACAGCGAATCCTTTGTGTTGACAACATCGTTCCGAAAATTTCCTACCGCCAGCCATGCTAAACgaatgctggccgaatttgacGAAATATGTGGTCTAACTCGGTTTTTGAGCTCTAAATGCAGTTCCAGATGGATTAGAGCAGTTTTTTGTGGACACCTGCCGTTAGCTCATTTTCCACCAGTTTTGAAAGTGTTCGTCTCATTTTCATTATAAAGTcactttttgttcctttcatGGTAAATGAGAGAACACTATCGTGGATACCGCTTTTTCTAAAGTTCTGTGAGTTCTGATGGAATAAATTTGCAAGAAATCTGGAATTGCATTGTGTTCTCTGTTCTCTTCGTCTTTCTCCTCCGTTAACTGTGCTCTGTTCTGCATAATGAATATATTGTTTGATCCacatttcttctgttcttttaGATTCGTGTTGGCTTGAAAAACCTATATGTGGAGTTAAGGAAGATCTAGTTTTTGTGTATCTTAAGAAGCATTACTGGtaccaatgattttttttactagcttttttaaaaatttctgtctaaaataatttgttaataacaaaaataatttgtttagGTTCCAATGAAACGTAGATGAATACCATCGTTGTTGGACTACGGTACTACCGTGTCTACCGCGTTTGCTCCAATACCGCAGCACCATAGGAGACTGTAACATGAGGATTGTAATTTGTTTATCAGACGCACAGAATGTTGTCTTGCACTTGTCAAGAACTTCTATTCCGACCACTACTATTTTACATCAgatttctacaacgagttctatagGAGTGCGCCAGCTTTGCggacgcgtcgcatcttccgggcttcaccacaatctacaaccctatacatgcataacccatctgaatcccgtaccacctcagattcgtgagttCTTACCTTTAaattatgccaagattcaacgACAGTCGAACACGGGCACCATTATTGACTTTCTAATGATCAACATAAAGAGATGACAGACTTCTCAGTTCTCACTGCATTTTGAGACTGCCAATTTTATTCGCAGCATCTAAGATTTGTCGTTTTAATGCTGATTTTGCTTCGACCACGACCGTGAATATTGTTAAAAATtcatattcactttttttatgcAAATGACAGAGAAGAGTTGTGTGGATTTCATTTCCCGTTCGAAGCAGTACTACAGAAACCAAAATCCCTGAGGTATTTTCATGTTCTCTTGTTCGCCAGCTAGGTTGTAATGAATTTTTACTTGTGGTTTGACATTCCAGCAATCTCGTCTTAATCAAAACCTTTATTTCTGATGTTATGCTTTTCCCACAAAAACAACTGAATGTGAAttcagttcacttcaatccactGTCGATGATTGAAGAAGAGAGGAGACGGAGATTGTGGAGAGCATACCTACGAAGGTCACCACATTCAGTACCACTGCGTACGCTGaggtgaaaaaatagaacagtTCCTCGATTTAAAATTGGTGAAAATAATCAGAATCAGCTGTCTGAAAACTCAAATATAGACGAGTGAGTTTCTGTAAGGGTAGAATTTAAGTTTTGATATACCGCTAAAATATATGAATGCCGTATTTTTGAGTTGAATATTTGTGATGAACAGGATTTCTCAGTCATTAATGTTGCTTCCtttaggaaaaataaaggaattttcATAAACAATAAGCGACAAGCAGTGGATCATTTCGTTGAATGCTCTGAAACTGGATGGAACCGTCACTTCCAAGCTATGTTCTCCCTTAACACTCGACAAAGATCGGTTATAAAGTTATTAGTATTCATGGTAATTTAAGACGAACAATCTGAAGTTTACTGTAATTGATAACAATGAAGAAATCGACGTCAACAAAATCATTAAGCTAATGAACCAACAGTATAAAGAGCACAGCATAATCGTATTCAAGAGTCTCCTATATCTTCTGAATTCTACTCATATCAaagtagagaaagaaatataaaatttgcCTTTTCCTCATTTACTTGACCCAATAAAGTAAGTGTAGATGTTCTCCATGTGGGGATGGACGTCTTTTGATTAAAAGTGTCACAAGCGATGAATTCCGCTTTCTTCGGTTtgtaatgaaatattttgcagaaaaaaaatttactgaCTGTGTTTACGTATCACAGATAAACACGACTGCCTCTCTGCGGCTATTTAATTGATCTTACGCAGAGGATCATCACCACTTATAGAAATTTTATAGGTGAGTTTCTGTTAATacccaaaaaaaacttggtgaAACGAAAGGAAGGCGATTTCTAATTCCCAAACTTGTTTAAGCTCTAGGCCCACttgtttttcgaaatgttcatcctattcattttgtttttcctattCACTGTTTTTCGACATCTATCAAACACAGATTGACTGGAGCTTCCTGCTGTCCTTTAATGTTAACGCGGCCTGTGTACTCATTTTTATGGCGTTGAGAAGGTGGGCTGGAATGGCcaacaaaaaagtgcagtaACGAATAATAATGTGTTTATGCTACCTTTTTAGGACTTTTTAGGGGATTGGAACGTGGACGAGAATaatcagcagaaaaaatggaCTAATAAACGTCCCTGCattcaaagcggtgcggtgtaGCTACCGCGACAACGACGAGGTGGGACCCAACGACCGAGGTGGCTAGAATGGCCAACAAAAACATGGCTAGCTGTATGTAGTACGAGTGTAACTAGCAATGTTATCAGTTCGAGAGCAGAACAGTGCACATGGGTTCAAATCGTCAGCACTGGTATTGTGTGTGTGGAATAATAGATGTCTGGGAATTTTCAATCTTCCATGAACTTTCGAGGAATCACTAAGTGTGGACACTGAAACCTCGGTAATGAGGAATTGTCGGGAATCTTATTTGATATTCTGACATGTATTTGTAGAATGAAGGGGGCGATCCTTTTCCCTCCCATTTCTAATCAAGTCGATATCATCTGAAGCTAGATTCTTATTACAAAAAGGGGTTTTCCTTGGTGCTCTCAGTGTTGAGAAAATAGGTGGTAAGAATTCTACCTTGCCAAGAGATTAGTGATACTGTTCACAGAAACTGCGAACTTATAAAAGAAACTTGTTGCTTGTTGCTTTAGAATAAGACTGCCCAGCTAGAAATTTGTAAGGATTGCATTAAGGATGTAGGTGTCAGGACCTATTTGTTCCAAATGTGTATTGATAAATGAGCTTGGACTGCTGATACGTCAATTCAAAGACTATTTTACAAGGCTGACGCTTGAAATCGTTCATTTGTAGTGATTGTAATCATCCTGCATAATTTACATGATTTTTTgcatattctttcttttaagcGTTTTGAATAATGGTTGCTGTTGCAGTAGTCTTTCAGCTTCATCATTTGAGGgcagaaactgaaaaatttgaCAATTGTGGAATGCTAAGAATATAGTAGTCTTACAGTAAACTACATACCGTTCATCATCTTTACAGTCTAAGCTTGCCTCTGGTTTTTTCGTTGCCTTTCGTTGCTCCGTAGTATTTTCCGTTTGATCATCAGGGGCTGAAAGCAATAATCATGGAATAGATAACCCTAATTACTAGCTTCATTTTATTACCGAGAAGACTGTTTCTATTGTAAACTTACTATCTCCAATACGTTACATTTCTACATATAACGTTACATCTAACGCTATTACAACGATATTCTACCGATTCTGTACTTCAGGACCGTTTGAGTTTCATGGATTCGATTGTATGTGATCACGGGAACGATGTGGTAGTTTGACACCAAAGTGACGCCCTTATCTTCTGGAGCACAGAATCTAAATTCTCAGCTGAGAAACCAATTAAGTAGCCTTCATTTGAATTAAACACTAATATTGTCTAACCTGTAACCAGTAAGGCGAAGATCTTTATGAGTTTTAATTTCCACCCCAGCATAAAAGCAGCCATCAACCCAAGCCCTGGTGTGAAGCTTGGTGAACCTGGATCCAATAGTTGCACTTTGTAAAGTCTTCTCTCACTCGACCTTGGTAGAAATTACCAAGTGTATCTTCTAGAGTTTAGTAGACTGCAGTCGCATTTAGTACTTGACCGCATCCAGATGGCTAAAtactgtttttgaaaaacagcTCTGAGTATGTAGGAGTATTAAGGATGAACTATTACTTTTTGATCACAAAGATCACCGCCGAATCCACTTGGACAGATGCATTTTGTGCAGTTACGAGGATCAGGGAAGCCGTCCATTTGACATTTTACGGATGTCTTCGGCTCACAATTTTCTGAAGTGCATGAGAATGTGGGAAGAGAAAGGCAGTCTAGATTTACATAGCCTAACAGTACTTAGACATCCGTAATGTTTGTTAATCATAAACAACTCATAGAAGGAGATAAAAGGTGATCCTAAGGTCTGCGCATAGAGTTGGTCCTTTGGAACAATCGTGGGCTTTTTGTTGTGAGATGCACTGCAACagcaatggatttttttttttgaaattactatCCTGGACACCAGACAACAGGTTAGACAATATTAGTGTTTAA
The Necator americanus strain Aroian chromosome I, whole genome shotgun sequence genome window above contains:
- a CDS encoding hypothetical protein (NECATOR_CHRI.G460.T1), which translates into the protein MRSSTKCDCSLLNSRRYTWFTKLHTRAWVDGCFYAGVEIKTHKDLRLTGYRFCAPEDKGVTLVSNYHIVPVITYNRIHETQTVLKYRIAPDDQTENTTEQRKATKKPEASLDCKDDERFCPQMMKLKDYCNSNHYSKRLKERICKKSCKLCRMITITTNERFQASAL